One window of the Streptomyces sp. ITFR-21 genome contains the following:
- a CDS encoding shikimate dehydrogenase: METTGNPGPRRAAVLGSPIAHSLSPVLHRAAYAALGLTGRRYDRFEVDEAALPGFVGALDPAEWAGLSLTMPLKRAVIPLLDEVSDTAAAVAAVNTVVFGADGRRRGDNTDIPGMIAALRERGVTSVPSAAVLGAGATASSALAALARICAGEVTAYVRGPARAAEMRQWGERLGVTVRTADWADAAAGLSQPLVIATTPAGAADHLAAAVPQHPGTLFDVLYDPWPTALAAAWSARSGTLLGGLDLLVHQAVLQVEQHTGHRPAPLAAMRAAGEAALAAH, from the coding sequence GTGGAAACGACCGGAAACCCGGGCCCGCGCCGCGCGGCCGTGCTCGGGTCGCCCATCGCGCACTCCCTGTCCCCGGTGCTGCACCGGGCGGCCTACGCCGCGCTCGGGCTCACCGGCCGGCGCTACGACCGGTTCGAGGTGGACGAGGCCGCGCTGCCCGGCTTCGTCGGCGCACTCGACCCGGCCGAGTGGGCGGGCCTGTCGCTGACCATGCCGCTCAAACGGGCGGTCATCCCGCTGCTGGACGAGGTCAGCGACACCGCCGCCGCCGTGGCCGCGGTCAACACCGTGGTGTTCGGCGCCGACGGCCGCCGCCGCGGCGACAACACCGACATCCCCGGCATGATCGCCGCACTGCGCGAACGCGGCGTCACCTCGGTGCCCTCCGCCGCCGTACTCGGCGCCGGCGCCACCGCCTCCTCCGCGCTGGCCGCCCTCGCCCGGATCTGCGCCGGCGAGGTCACCGCCTACGTCCGCGGCCCCGCCCGTGCCGCCGAGATGCGGCAGTGGGGGGAGCGGCTCGGCGTCACCGTACGCACCGCCGACTGGGCCGACGCCGCCGCCGGGCTGTCCCAGCCACTGGTGATCGCCACCACCCCGGCCGGGGCCGCCGACCACCTGGCCGCCGCCGTGCCGCAGCACCCCGGAACGCTCTTCGACGTGCTGTACGACCCCTGGCCGACCGCGCTGGCCGCCGCCTGGTCCGCCCGCTCCGGCACCCTCCTCGGCGGCCTGGACCTGCTGGTCCACCAGGCCGTCCTCCAGGTCGAACAGCACACCGGCCACCGCCCCGCGCCGCTGGCCGCCATGCGCGCCGCGGGCGAGGCCGCGCTCGCCGCGCACTGA
- the mltG gene encoding endolytic transglycosylase MltG — protein MTDYGRGPGSEPWHPEDPLFGDVYDQGHGYPQQPQHPQPQHPQQQPQQDGGWQDPYANGQQPQYPQQGYPQQQYPQQPPQYPQGQQPQYPQQGYPQQAGYDPYDTGSHQSGGYGQQDPYGGQQPPQDPYGQPDFYGQNGYPPPQQPQYPQQQVPQQPGQPLPGQPAQPVPGQGQPQQGRHPGAGPQQPGARPAGATPPGATGWGDEDDGQEEADPREHAFFADRSHDDDDDDAHGSAPATAGGRRAGRSQPKAGKKRRSGCACLVVAVVLVGGLGGAGYFGYTFYQSHFGPAPDYSGQTATDVQVEIPTGATATTIGNILKDAGVVKSVDAFVSAANQNTKSRGIQAGVYVLKAKMSAAAAVTMMLDPKSQNALIIPEGTRDMEIYALVDKRLGLPSGTTRKTARARVRNLGLPAWADTSTKVKDPLEGFLFPSRYSVAKGMKPEALLRQMVGQAKQQYARFDMAGEARQQGLKSPLQLLTVASLIQAEGKTDDDFRKMAKVVYNRMDPANTQTYGLLQFDSTYNYIKNLHATNISTEKIQNLDDPYNTYKYRGLPPGPIGNPGTDALKAAMDPDPGDWYYFISLDGKTTQFTTNSVDFEKLKQQYHPQ, from the coding sequence ATGACTGACTATGGCCGGGGCCCCGGCTCCGAACCGTGGCACCCCGAGGACCCGCTCTTCGGTGACGTGTACGACCAGGGCCACGGCTATCCGCAGCAGCCGCAGCACCCTCAGCCGCAGCATCCCCAGCAGCAGCCGCAGCAGGACGGGGGCTGGCAGGACCCGTACGCGAACGGCCAGCAGCCCCAGTACCCGCAGCAGGGCTACCCCCAGCAGCAGTACCCGCAGCAGCCGCCGCAGTACCCGCAGGGCCAGCAGCCGCAGTACCCCCAGCAGGGGTACCCGCAGCAGGCGGGCTACGACCCGTACGACACCGGCTCGCACCAGAGCGGCGGCTACGGCCAGCAGGACCCGTACGGCGGTCAGCAGCCGCCTCAGGACCCGTACGGGCAGCCCGACTTCTACGGGCAGAACGGCTACCCGCCGCCGCAGCAGCCGCAGTACCCCCAGCAGCAGGTGCCGCAGCAGCCCGGCCAGCCCCTGCCCGGCCAGCCGGCCCAGCCCGTGCCGGGACAGGGACAGCCCCAGCAGGGCCGGCACCCCGGGGCCGGACCGCAGCAGCCCGGCGCCCGCCCCGCCGGTGCCACGCCGCCCGGGGCCACCGGCTGGGGCGACGAGGACGACGGGCAGGAGGAAGCCGACCCGCGCGAGCACGCCTTCTTCGCCGACCGCAGCCACGACGACGATGACGACGACGCCCACGGATCCGCGCCCGCCACCGCCGGCGGCCGCAGAGCGGGCAGATCGCAGCCCAAAGCCGGCAAGAAGCGCCGCAGCGGATGCGCCTGCCTGGTCGTCGCGGTGGTCCTGGTCGGCGGCCTCGGCGGCGCCGGATACTTCGGCTACACCTTCTACCAGAGCCACTTCGGCCCGGCCCCCGACTACTCGGGACAGACCGCCACCGACGTCCAGGTGGAGATCCCCACCGGCGCCACCGCCACCACCATCGGCAACATCCTCAAGGACGCCGGCGTCGTCAAGAGCGTCGACGCCTTCGTGTCGGCGGCCAACCAGAACACCAAGAGCCGCGGCATCCAGGCCGGCGTGTACGTCCTGAAGGCGAAGATGTCGGCCGCGGCAGCGGTGACGATGATGCTCGACCCGAAGTCGCAGAACGCCCTGATCATCCCCGAGGGCACCCGCGACATGGAGATCTACGCCCTGGTCGACAAGCGCCTCGGCCTGCCGTCCGGCACCACCCGGAAGACCGCCAGGGCCCGGGTGAGGAACCTCGGCCTGCCCGCGTGGGCCGACACCAGCACAAAGGTCAAGGACCCGCTGGAGGGCTTCCTGTTCCCGTCCCGCTACAGCGTCGCCAAGGGCATGAAGCCCGAAGCGCTGCTGCGGCAGATGGTCGGCCAGGCCAAGCAGCAGTACGCGCGGTTCGACATGGCGGGCGAGGCGCGGCAGCAGGGCCTGAAGTCCCCGCTGCAACTGCTCACCGTCGCCAGCCTCATCCAGGCCGAGGGCAAGACCGACGACGACTTCCGCAAGATGGCCAAGGTCGTCTACAACCGGATGGACCCGGCGAACACCCAGACCTACGGGCTGCTCCAGTTCGACTCGACGTACAACTACATCAAGAACCTGCACGCCACGAACATCAGCACCGAGAAGATCCAGAACCTCGACGACCCGTACAACACCTACAAGTACCGGGGCCTGCCGCCGGGCCCGATCGGCAACCCGGGCACCGACGCACTGAAGGCGGCGATGGATCCGGACCCGGGGGACTGGTACTACTTCATCTCGCTGGACGGGAAGACCACCCAGTTCACCACCAACAGCGTCGACTTCGAAAAGCTCAAGCAGCAGTACCACCCCCAGTAG
- the ruvX gene encoding Holliday junction resolvase RuvX, with amino-acid sequence MRRGRRIAVDVGEARIGVASCDPDGILATPVETVPGRDVPVALRRIAAIVAEYEPIEVVVGLPRSLNGTEGPAAAKARAFAGSVAKVIVPVPVRLVDERMTTVTAAQGLRASGVKAKKGRSVIDQAAAVIILQSALEAERASGEAPGEGVEVVI; translated from the coding sequence ATCCGGCGCGGGCGCCGGATCGCCGTCGATGTCGGCGAGGCCCGGATCGGGGTCGCCTCCTGCGACCCCGACGGGATCCTCGCCACCCCGGTGGAGACCGTGCCCGGCCGGGACGTCCCCGTCGCGCTCCGCCGGATCGCCGCGATCGTGGCGGAGTACGAGCCGATCGAGGTCGTCGTGGGCCTGCCCAGGTCGCTCAACGGCACCGAGGGGCCGGCGGCGGCCAAGGCCCGCGCCTTCGCCGGGAGTGTGGCGAAAGTCATCGTCCCGGTGCCGGTACGGCTGGTGGACGAGCGGATGACCACCGTCACCGCCGCCCAGGGCCTGCGCGCGTCCGGTGTGAAGGCGAAAAAAGGACGCTCGGTAATCGACCAGGCCGCCGCGGTCATTATTCTGCAGAGCGCGCTGGAGGCCGAACGGGCGTCGGGCGAAGCTCCGGGAGAAGGCGTCGAAGTAGTCATCTGA